A single genomic interval of Romboutsia ilealis harbors:
- a CDS encoding SEL1-like repeat protein has translation MSDIKSSLDKIKNIPKDPMIYHTKGTFFEKIGKIDNAIKQYKIAAEYDYAKSQYALANIYYDKKKYSEAEEWYSRAYKNGIIDAAFDIGNMYFNVDAYEHCLYWYEKAAKEGHLKAQNNLGVSYFKLMKYKKAEEWLIEASDSSLPIACFNLGVLYTVLKDEENAFKYYKKGSIMLEENCKYNLAIINQNNKDEKEAISLYKYLHKIGNDKGCFNIGLIMEKNNNLDEAERYYKKSADQGHTKSQYRLAYIYDRREEYEDAIEYYKKACDKDHIHSKFRLANLYNKENEIEKAKEYYTMCVESEMVEAKNNLAGLYFEEENYEEAKMYYMQAIENGCRESFENLGDLYYKTDEKEKALSFYLRQSDSVGCQIKIGNIYEEFENYDEAIIWYKKASENGDSNSSYKIAQIYLDLGDNEEAKKYFEIATSKNNINAYIYLGKLYFDEGKYEEAKKYFEIPANDANTYSEHMLGLIYDIHYKEYDNAKYWYEKSRSKKCIESIYNLGLLNLRLNEYNEAEKYFKEGLRFEDSRCEYMLAWLYYKKSLDMYTSLGNRNYEDSKDILSKMPNLNIDFHKSLIAQFELEERAKDDDEYVPIYILDINEDIENMFEESITDMIIDK, from the coding sequence ATGAGTGATATAAAATCTTCTTTAGATAAAATAAAAAACATACCTAAAGATCCTATGATATATCATACAAAAGGAACTTTTTTTGAAAAAATAGGTAAAATAGATAATGCAATAAAACAATATAAGATTGCAGCTGAATATGATTATGCAAAATCTCAATATGCTTTAGCTAATATATACTATGACAAAAAGAAATATAGTGAAGCAGAAGAGTGGTATTCTAGAGCATATAAAAATGGAATAATAGATGCAGCATTTGATATAGGCAATATGTATTTTAATGTAGATGCATATGAACACTGTCTTTATTGGTATGAAAAGGCAGCAAAAGAAGGACATCTAAAGGCACAAAATAACCTAGGCGTATCTTATTTTAAATTAATGAAATATAAAAAAGCTGAAGAATGGTTAATAGAAGCATCAGATTCAAGTTTACCTATAGCATGTTTTAACTTAGGTGTACTATACACAGTGTTAAAAGATGAGGAGAATGCCTTTAAATACTATAAAAAAGGCTCAATAATGTTAGAGGAAAATTGCAAATATAATCTAGCTATTATAAATCAAAATAATAAAGATGAAAAAGAGGCAATCTCTCTTTATAAATATCTACATAAAATTGGTAATGATAAAGGATGTTTTAATATAGGCCTTATAATGGAAAAAAATAATAATCTAGATGAGGCAGAAAGATATTATAAAAAAAGTGCAGATCAAGGCCATACTAAGTCTCAATATAGATTAGCTTATATTTATGATAGACGTGAAGAATATGAGGATGCTATAGAATACTATAAAAAAGCTTGTGATAAAGATCATATACATTCAAAATTTAGATTAGCCAATTTATACAATAAAGAAAATGAAATTGAAAAAGCTAAAGAATACTATACAATGTGTGTAGAAAGTGAAATGGTTGAAGCTAAAAATAACTTAGCAGGTTTATATTTTGAAGAAGAAAATTATGAAGAAGCAAAAATGTATTATATGCAAGCCATAGAAAATGGATGTAGAGAATCATTTGAAAACTTAGGAGATTTATATTATAAAACTGATGAGAAAGAAAAAGCATTATCTTTTTATTTAAGACAAAGTGATAGTGTGGGATGTCAAATTAAAATTGGTAATATATATGAAGAGTTTGAAAACTATGATGAAGCAATAATATGGTATAAAAAAGCTAGCGAAAATGGAGATTCAAACTCAAGCTATAAAATAGCTCAGATTTATCTAGATTTAGGAGATAACGAAGAAGCAAAAAAATATTTTGAAATAGCAACAAGTAAAAATAATATAAATGCATATATATACTTGGGTAAATTATATTTTGATGAAGGTAAGTATGAAGAGGCAAAAAAATATTTTGAAATACCCGCAAATGATGCAAATACATATTCAGAGCATATGTTAGGATTAATATACGATATTCATTACAAAGAATATGATAATGCTAAGTATTGGTATGAAAAATCTAGAAGTAAAAAATGTATAGAATCTATATATAACTTAGGACTATTAAATTTAAGACTAAATGAATACAACGAAGCTGAGAAATATTTTAAAGAAGGTCTTAGATTTGAAGATTCAAGATGTGAGTATATGTTAGCATGGCTATATTATAAAAAGAGCTTAGATATGTATACATCATTAGGAAATAGAAATTATGAAGATAGTAAAGATATATTAAGTAAAATGCCAAATTTAAATATAGATTTCCACAAGTCATTAATAGCGCAATTTGAATTAGAAGAAAGAGCAAAAGATGATGATGAATATGTTCCTATATATATACTAGATATAAATGAAGATATAGAGAATATGTTTGAAGAGAGTATAACAGATATGATAATAGATAAATAA
- a CDS encoding DUF3810 domain-containing protein, giving the protein MSKKLKLLSLLLFPLSILINTISSRYPYFIEKYYSISINKFIVAILSNISGIFPFSLYELTIYLIVISIVSFIIYTIYIIISNPNKLKVFIKNSLLNILSIISIAYFLFIILWGLNYNRIPLETTLIESYNLKYNKSISSIDKTKESLANLYEFLIENANEARKLVKSSDGVMKANTDYKGIINRAYLGYESILDFLPNLSGNYSNAKYVMSSKLMCYTGITGIYFPFTGEANVNIAIPDIYIPSTTLHEMAHQRGYASEDEANFIAYLASINHPDIDFKYSGYILALNHTANALYSVDYDTYVTLSKNISEDVLDDLKNNRDFWDKYEGKIDDISNEINNNYLKANGVSEGVKSYGKMVDLLLTYYSLYPYKN; this is encoded by the coding sequence ATGAGTAAAAAATTAAAACTGTTATCCTTATTACTTTTTCCATTATCTATTTTAATTAATACTATATCATCAAGATATCCTTATTTTATAGAAAAATATTATTCTATTAGTATAAATAAATTTATAGTTGCAATTTTAAGTAATATAAGTGGTATTTTTCCATTTTCTCTTTATGAACTTACAATATATTTAATAGTTATATCTATAGTTTCATTTATTATTTATACAATTTACATAATTATAAGTAATCCAAATAAATTAAAAGTTTTTATAAAAAATTCTTTACTTAATATTTTATCAATAATATCTATTGCTTATTTTTTATTTATAATTTTATGGGGATTAAATTACAATAGGATACCTCTTGAAACTACTCTAATAGAAAGTTATAACTTAAAATATAATAAATCTATATCAAGTATTGATAAAACTAAAGAAAGCCTTGCAAATTTATATGAATTCTTAATAGAAAATGCTAACGAGGCTAGAAAACTTGTTAAATCAAGTGATGGTGTTATGAAAGCTAATACTGATTATAAAGGAATAATAAATAGAGCTTATCTTGGATATGAAAGTATATTAGATTTTCTGCCTAACTTATCAGGAAATTATAGTAATGCCAAATATGTTATGTCTTCTAAGCTTATGTGTTATACAGGCATAACAGGCATTTATTTCCCATTTACAGGTGAAGCTAATGTAAATATTGCTATTCCTGATATTTATATACCATCTACAACATTACATGAAATGGCCCATCAAAGGGGTTATGCTAGTGAAGATGAAGCTAATTTTATAGCTTATTTGGCTTCTATAAATCACCCTGATATAGATTTTAAATACTCAGGATATATTTTAGCCCTAAATCATACAGCTAATGCTCTTTACTCTGTTGATTACGATACTTATGTTACTTTATCTAAAAATATATCTGAAGATGTTTTAGATGATTTAAAAAATAATAGAGATTTTTGGGATAAATACGAAGGAAAGATAGATGATATTTCAAATGAAATTAATAACAATTACCTTAAAGCTAATGGTGTTTCTGAAGGTGTTAAAAGTTACGGAAAAATGGTTGATTTATTATTAACCTATTATAGTTTATATCCATATAAAAATTAG
- a CDS encoding AI-2E family transporter, with protein MKIDWNKKYTTISVYSFLVICASMIFFSVIGEISAFTAKIGWLVSTLQPFIIGFVMAYLLNFILVFYEEKVLVFDSIKSLKKKSKRGISILLTYITAILIIGLFMQFVLPQLMDSIVGLVNDIPTYVADATKLIEELTGNLDANNEYVGMAMEKWNEIVTYTINIITNVLPILGNTLKVVASSVWNIVLGLIVSIYLLIDKEKFCALSRKITYALFNEKNAQIVIGLTHRTNDTFGKFLSGKIIDSAIIGVLTFIILTVFKMPYTILISVIIGITNIIPFFGPFFGAIPSFVIIMFVSPIKALWFLLIILIIQQIDGNIIGPKILGDSIGISAFWILFALLVAGKVCGLVGMIIGVPLFAVIYSVIKDIVEAKLRKKGLPTETDDYKQNARD; from the coding sequence ATGAAGATAGATTGGAATAAAAAGTATACAACTATATCAGTCTATTCATTTTTAGTAATATGTGCTAGTATGATATTTTTTAGCGTAATAGGTGAAATTAGTGCATTTACTGCCAAAATAGGATGGTTAGTATCTACATTACAACCTTTTATAATAGGGTTTGTAATGGCATATTTATTAAATTTTATATTAGTATTTTATGAAGAAAAAGTATTAGTATTTGATTCAATTAAAAGTTTAAAAAAGAAATCAAAAAGAGGCATATCTATATTACTTACATATATAACAGCAATTTTAATAATTGGTTTATTTATGCAATTTGTTCTTCCTCAATTAATGGATAGTATAGTAGGTCTTGTCAACGACATACCTACATATGTAGCAGATGCAACGAAACTAATAGAAGAGTTAACTGGAAACTTAGATGCAAATAATGAATATGTAGGAATGGCTATGGAAAAGTGGAATGAAATAGTAACATATACTATAAATATAATAACTAATGTACTTCCAATACTTGGGAATACACTTAAAGTTGTGGCATCTAGTGTATGGAATATAGTTTTAGGATTAATTGTATCAATATACTTGTTAATAGATAAAGAAAAGTTTTGTGCTTTAAGTAGAAAGATAACTTATGCATTATTTAATGAAAAAAATGCACAAATAGTAATAGGGCTTACTCATAGAACTAACGATACATTTGGTAAGTTTTTAAGCGGTAAAATAATAGATTCAGCTATAATAGGTGTATTAACATTTATAATACTTACAGTGTTTAAAATGCCATATACAATACTTATATCTGTTATAATAGGTATAACTAATATAATACCATTTTTTGGACCATTCTTTGGAGCTATACCTTCATTTGTAATAATAATGTTTGTATCGCCAATTAAGGCATTATGGTTCTTACTTATAATACTTATAATACAACAAATAGATGGTAATATTATAGGTCCAAAGATATTAGGAGATTCTATAGGAATATCAGCATTTTGGATATTATTTGCATTGTTAGTAGCAGGTAAAGTATGCGGATTAGTTGGTATGATTATAGGTGTTCCATTATTTGCGGTAATATACTCTGTAATAAAAGATATTGTAGAGGCTAAATTAAGAAAAAAAGGGCTTCCAACTGAAACCGATGATTATAAACAAAATGCTAGAGATTAA
- a CDS encoding collagen-like domain-containing protein encodes MHKEYISKDKICGCQTSKPSNKTKKKNYCDVKPDMGSMFVYPVNLCDVQIYQILCQCIGRVVGLKLVDSDCILRLKIKQVNQCAVMGKTCSGKGPLYVKLSSIQYVDLGKETYVNPLCNVGVAQGIQGPPGPMGPQGPKGDKGDMGPQGPQGPAGNKGDKGDMGPAGPQGPAGAMGSQGPQGPTGPTGAMGPQGPTGPQGAMGPQGPTGPQGAKGDMGATGPTGKPEKYMPPKKVPYKN; translated from the coding sequence ATGCATAAAGAATACATTAGCAAAGACAAAATTTGTGGTTGCCAAACTTCAAAACCATCAAATAAAACTAAAAAGAAAAATTATTGCGACGTAAAGCCTGATATGGGGTCTATGTTTGTATATCCTGTAAACTTGTGTGATGTTCAAATCTATCAAATATTATGTCAATGTATCGGAAGAGTTGTTGGTTTAAAATTAGTAGATAGTGACTGTATACTAAGATTAAAAATAAAACAAGTAAATCAATGTGCCGTTATGGGGAAAACTTGTTCTGGAAAAGGTCCTCTATATGTTAAATTATCCTCTATACAATATGTAGATTTAGGAAAAGAAACTTATGTAAATCCATTATGTAACGTTGGTGTAGCTCAAGGTATCCAAGGCCCTCCTGGACCTATGGGTCCTCAAGGCCCTAAAGGTGATAAAGGTGATATGGGGCCTCAAGGTCCTCAAGGTCCTGCTGGCAATAAAGGTGATAAGGGTGACATGGGTCCTGCTGGTCCTCAAGGCCCTGCTGGTGCTATGGGTTCTCAAGGTCCTCAAGGCCCTACTGGTCCTACGGGCGCTATGGGTCCTCAAGGCCCTACTGGTCCTCAAGGTGCTATGGGCCCTCAAGGTCCTACTGGTCCTCAAGGTGCAAAAGGCGATATGGGTGCCACAGGTCCAACTGGAAAACCTGAAAAATATATGCCTCCTAAAAAGGTACCTTATAAAAACTAA
- a CDS encoding GIY-YIG nuclease family protein → MYFTYIIRCKDDSLYTGYTTDIVRRMKEHESGINCKYSRVKGFKRLETYFIADSKSNAMKLEYYIKRLNRNKKLWIIKNPKEFLETLENKECYNIPYNE, encoded by the coding sequence ATGTATTTTACATATATAATAAGATGCAAGGATGATTCACTTTATACTGGATATACAACAGATATAGTTAGAAGAATGAAAGAACATGAAAGTGGCATAAACTGTAAATATAGTAGAGTGAAGGGATTTAAAAGATTAGAAACTTATTTTATAGCGGATAGTAAAAGTAATGCTATGAAGCTTGAATACTATATAAAAAGATTAAATCGGAATAAGAAGCTATGGATTATCAAAAATCCAAAGGAATTTTTAGAAACATTAGAAAATAAGGAATGTTATAATATTCCATATAATGAATAA
- a CDS encoding VanZ family protein has product MGDKKQLNLTKILFGVYFLILVWTLLFKLNFSLEELYRSRSINLIPFAGTATVNGRIHMAEIINNIIVFVPVGIYACMLKQEWSILNKISIAFFISLGIEVLQFVLAIGSTDITDLIGNTLGGVIGIGIFYLFAKFFKNKAIKILNILASSATVGLVGLLSILILVN; this is encoded by the coding sequence ATGGGAGATAAAAAACAACTAAATTTAACTAAAATTTTGTTTGGAGTGTACTTTTTAATATTGGTATGGACACTTTTGTTTAAGCTGAATTTTTCTTTGGAAGAACTTTATCGAAGTAGAAGTATAAATCTAATTCCTTTTGCAGGAACAGCTACTGTTAATGGAAGAATACATATGGCTGAGATTATTAATAATATAATTGTGTTTGTTCCTGTTGGAATTTATGCATGTATGTTAAAACAAGAATGGTCTATTCTTAATAAGATTTCAATAGCTTTTTTTATTAGTTTAGGGATTGAAGTTTTACAGTTCGTTCTAGCTATTGGATCAACTGATATAACAGACCTTATAGGAAATACACTAGGTGGAGTAATAGGTATTGGAATATTTTACTTATTTGCTAAGTTTTTCAAAAATAAAGCCATTAAAATACTTAATATACTTGCATCTAGTGCTACAGTTGGATTAGTAGGCTTATTATCTATTTTGATATTAGTTAACTAA
- a CDS encoding NUDIX hydrolase, whose amino-acid sequence MENSKIKGLKPLVETDFVGLYDVEYKNKKGQEKHWMVSSRKSKEELEKVYLENKEDKIDAVVICALHKAQNKLVLINQYRVPINKYIYELPAGLVDNNEDIETSVRRELKEETGLDLISINKINSKDKLYLSPGMTDESVAFVYCLCDGEITDKYQEDDEDIKAMLISKEDAKNILENEESIDIKAYLMLQMFEKLGESLFI is encoded by the coding sequence TTGGAAAATTCAAAGATAAAAGGATTAAAGCCATTAGTAGAAACAGATTTTGTAGGTTTATATGATGTAGAATATAAAAATAAAAAAGGTCAAGAAAAGCACTGGATGGTATCATCTAGAAAAAGTAAAGAAGAACTAGAAAAAGTATATTTAGAAAATAAGGAAGATAAAATTGATGCAGTAGTAATATGTGCACTTCATAAAGCACAAAATAAATTAGTACTTATAAATCAATATAGAGTACCTATAAATAAATACATATACGAATTACCAGCAGGACTTGTTGATAATAATGAAGATATTGAAACTTCTGTAAGAAGAGAATTAAAAGAAGAAACAGGACTTGATTTAATAAGTATAAACAAAATAAACAGTAAAGATAAGTTATATTTATCTCCAGGTATGACAGATGAATCTGTGGCATTTGTATATTGTTTATGTGATGGAGAAATAACTGATAAATATCAAGAAGATGATGAAGATATAAAAGCAATGTTAATATCTAAAGAAGATGCTAAAAATATTTTAGAAAATGAAGAAAGTATAGATATAAAAGCATATTTAATGCTTCAAATGTTTGAAAAACTAGGTGAGAGCTTATTTATATAA
- a CDS encoding FeoB-associated Cys-rich membrane protein: protein MGNLIVIIVVAFILFLAIRPIIKHNKNKGSSDYGCYKCSGSSSCKGCNK, encoded by the coding sequence ATGGGAAATTTAATAGTAATTATTGTAGTAGCTTTTATATTATTCTTAGCTATTAGACCTATAATTAAACATAATAAGAATAAGGGAAGTTCGGATTATGGATGTTATAAATGTTCTGGTTCTTCTAGCTGTAAAGGTTGTAATAAATAG
- the feoB gene encoding ferrous iron transporter B — protein MKIALAGNPNSGKTTLYNALTGKQEYVGNWAGVTVSKKEAKLKESLGNNIDIVDLPGAYSIRPYTSEESITTDFIKTENPDVIINVVDSTNLNRSLFFTTQLLELNIPVVVALNKVDISKNVTDIDINKLEKELNCKVVEISAAKNEGLKNLIKVASESSKLKEQKNLFKELSNIHNEEKQDKKRYSIVNNIISKVENRIIRHNEETLEDKIDRFVTNPIIGTGLFILIMAFIFNLSINTLGPLVADTLVGYIENFQDAVSGLLASIGTSDFLNSLLTDGIIGGVGAVVGFVPLVMVLMFMLSLVEDSGFMARIALIFDPLFRKVGLSGKSIIPMIVGYGCSIPGIMATRTIKDEKQRRLTAMLTPFVPCGAKLPIIALFTAAFFPEQGYMFPLTYLVAFTVIICVGLILKKVTGADNIKNYFIIELPQYRIPSIKRAFFKMLETGKDFITRAGTIIIVCNTVVFIMSSFNFKLQLVEDAVNTSILANIATPFAFLLIPVGIGVWQLAAAAITGFIAKEEVVGTLAVVYSMGAAINSDFELVNAMAVQETMAITAVSALSFMFFNLFTPPCFAAIGAMKSEMKSNKWLLKSILLQLSVGYIVAMITYQVGTILVYKELGQGFIPAVIILALAAIYIVYKIKSNKVSESEKKVSKVQVQ, from the coding sequence ATGAAGATAGCATTAGCGGGAAACCCAAATAGTGGAAAAACAACACTTTACAATGCTCTTACAGGAAAACAAGAATACGTTGGTAACTGGGCTGGGGTTACAGTAAGTAAAAAAGAAGCAAAATTAAAAGAAAGCTTAGGAAATAATATAGATATTGTAGATTTACCAGGTGCATATTCAATAAGACCATATACAAGTGAAGAAAGTATAACAACAGATTTTATAAAAACTGAAAATCCTGATGTTATAATAAATGTGGTAGATTCTACAAACTTAAATAGAAGTTTATTCTTTACAACACAACTATTAGAACTTAATATACCAGTAGTTGTTGCACTTAATAAAGTTGATATATCAAAAAATGTAACGGATATCGATATTAATAAATTAGAAAAAGAATTAAATTGCAAAGTTGTTGAAATATCAGCAGCTAAAAATGAAGGTCTTAAAAATTTAATTAAGGTAGCGTCTGAAAGCTCTAAATTAAAAGAACAAAAGAACTTATTTAAAGAATTATCAAATATACATAATGAAGAAAAACAAGATAAAAAAAGATATAGCATAGTTAATAATATAATATCAAAAGTTGAAAACAGAATAATTAGACATAATGAAGAAACTTTAGAAGATAAAATTGATAGGTTTGTAACTAATCCTATAATAGGAACTGGACTTTTTATTTTAATTATGGCATTTATTTTTAATTTATCTATAAATACATTAGGTCCATTAGTTGCAGATACTTTAGTTGGATATATAGAAAACTTTCAAGATGCAGTTTCAGGGCTGTTAGCAAGTATAGGAACATCAGACTTTTTAAATTCATTATTAACTGACGGTATAATAGGTGGGGTTGGAGCAGTAGTTGGATTTGTTCCATTAGTTATGGTATTAATGTTTATGTTGTCATTAGTAGAAGACAGTGGATTTATGGCTCGTATAGCTTTAATATTCGATCCATTATTTAGAAAAGTTGGATTATCAGGAAAGTCTATAATACCTATGATAGTAGGGTATGGATGTTCAATTCCTGGAATTATGGCAACTAGAACTATAAAAGATGAAAAGCAACGTAGACTTACAGCAATGCTTACACCATTTGTTCCTTGTGGGGCTAAATTACCTATAATAGCATTATTTACAGCGGCATTTTTCCCAGAACAAGGATATATGTTTCCGCTTACTTATCTTGTAGCTTTTACAGTTATAATATGTGTGGGATTAATATTAAAAAAAGTAACTGGAGCAGATAATATAAAAAATTACTTTATAATAGAATTACCACAGTATCGCATACCTAGCATAAAAAGAGCATTCTTTAAAATGTTAGAAACAGGGAAAGATTTTATAACAAGAGCAGGTACTATTATAATAGTTTGTAATACAGTAGTATTTATAATGTCATCATTTAACTTTAAATTACAATTAGTAGAAGATGCAGTAAATACTTCAATACTTGCTAATATAGCTACACCATTTGCATTTTTACTTATACCAGTAGGAATCGGTGTATGGCAACTTGCAGCAGCTGCTATAACAGGATTTATAGCTAAAGAAGAAGTTGTTGGAACATTAGCGGTAGTTTATTCAATGGGAGCGGCAATAAACTCTGATTTTGAATTAGTTAATGCAATGGCAGTACAAGAAACTATGGCAATAACAGCAGTTTCAGCCCTGTCATTTATGTTCTTTAACTTATTTACACCACCTTGTTTTGCAGCAATAGGTGCTATGAAATCAGAAATGAAATCTAATAAGTGGTTGTTAAAATCAATATTACTTCAATTAAGTGTAGGATATATTGTAGCTATGATAACTTATCAAGTTGGTACTATATTAGTATATAAAGAGTTAGGTCAAGGATTTATACCTGCAGTTATAATATTAGCTTTAGCAGCAATTTATATAGTATATAAGATAAAATCTAATAAGGTTAGTGAAAGTGAAAAGAAAGTATCAAAAGTACAAGTACAATAA
- a CDS encoding FeoA family protein gives MKLPEGQKGVIYTIKSINGDEEINKFLFTLGCFEGETINIVKKMYSNLIINIKGGRYGIDKDLAEVIEIF, from the coding sequence ATGAAATTACCAGAAGGCCAAAAAGGTGTTATATACACAATAAAATCCATAAACGGGGATGAAGAAATAAATAAATTTTTATTTACGCTAGGATGTTTTGAAGGAGAAACTATAAATATAGTTAAAAAAATGTACTCAAACTTAATAATTAATATAAAAGGTGGAAGATACGGTATAGACAAAGACCTTGCAGAGGTTATAGAAATATTTTAA
- a CDS encoding polysaccharide deacetylase family protein: MRRKNKIKFSSKKRKKGLDVKKCALLVVVLVVLIAVGFKGVTATTAFIEEKRQEKIEMQKKAEAERLEEERKRKEEEEAKKKMVGVTHEAKQYTYDARKIQEKLANYDYSNNGKKMVFLTFDDGSSTTVTPEILKALKENDVRATFFVTGENIERGGQKAKDLIKESFEYGNAIANHSYTHDYKVLYPGRTLNLDNFLADFNKTDELLKEILGPYFSTRVIRCPGGHMSWKGMDQLDNYLDENNMASIDWNALIADAEGKKKNAQELLDYAINTSQGKDIVVLLMHDTYGKEETAKALPTIIKYFKDNGYEFKTLS, from the coding sequence ATGAGAAGAAAAAATAAGATTAAGTTTAGTTCTAAGAAGAGAAAAAAAGGATTAGATGTAAAAAAATGTGCTTTATTAGTAGTTGTTTTAGTAGTGCTAATAGCTGTAGGGTTTAAAGGAGTAACTGCAACTACAGCATTTATTGAAGAGAAAAGACAAGAAAAAATAGAAATGCAAAAAAAGGCCGAAGCTGAAAGGTTAGAAGAGGAAAGAAAAAGAAAAGAAGAAGAAGAAGCTAAAAAGAAAATGGTTGGTGTTACTCATGAAGCTAAACAATACACATATGATGCAAGAAAGATACAGGAAAAGTTAGCAAATTATGATTATTCTAACAACGGAAAGAAAATGGTGTTTTTAACTTTTGATGATGGATCATCAACAACTGTTACACCAGAAATTTTAAAAGCATTAAAAGAAAATGATGTAAGAGCTACTTTCTTTGTTACAGGAGAGAACATAGAAAGAGGTGGTCAAAAGGCAAAAGATTTAATAAAAGAGTCATTTGAGTATGGAAATGCTATAGCTAATCACTCTTATACACATGACTACAAGGTTTTATATCCAGGTAGAACTTTAAACTTAGACAACTTCTTAGCCGACTTTAATAAAACAGATGAATTATTAAAGGAAATATTAGGTCCATACTTCTCAACAAGAGTTATAAGATGTCCAGGTGGACATATGTCTTGGAAGGGCATGGATCAACTTGATAATTATTTAGATGAAAATAATATGGCATCAATAGATTGGAACGCATTAATTGCAGATGCTGAAGGTAAAAAGAAAAATGCTCAAGAATTATTAGATTATGCTATAAATACATCTCAAGGAAAAGATATAGTTGTTTTATTAATGCATGATACTTACGGAAAAGAAGAAACAGCTAAAGCACTTCCAACAATAATAAAATATTTTAAAGATAATGGATATGAATTTAAAACATTATCATAG